In one Roseburia intestinalis L1-82 genomic region, the following are encoded:
- a CDS encoding urea amidolyase associated protein UAAP2, protein MYGFIEKTSDLKEENAIYNEVVEAGKGWMHELLPGQSLRIVDMEGNQAVDTTFYDMTNPEDHYGAIPTIVMQKNIYLTTGTILRTESGKPLLEITADLTGRHDTIGGACSAQSNTVRYAREKIYMHNCRDSFMLQLADDTHGFMKRDLAPNINFFMNVPVSKDGGSKFDDGVSAPGKYVEMKALEHTMVLVSNCPQLNNPCNAYNPTSIRMLIWDAE, encoded by the coding sequence ATGTACGGATTTATAGAGAAAACAAGTGATTTAAAAGAAGAAAATGCAATTTATAACGAAGTCGTGGAAGCCGGGAAAGGCTGGATGCATGAACTGCTTCCGGGACAGTCCTTAAGAATTGTAGACATGGAAGGAAATCAGGCAGTCGATACCACATTTTATGATATGACCAACCCGGAGGATCATTATGGCGCAATTCCAACGATCGTAATGCAGAAGAATATTTATCTGACAACAGGTACGATCCTAAGAACTGAGTCAGGAAAGCCGTTGTTAGAGATCACGGCAGATCTAACCGGACGTCATGACACGATCGGCGGTGCATGTTCCGCACAGAGCAATACCGTAAGATATGCAAGAGAAAAAATTTACATGCACAATTGCAGAGACAGCTTCATGTTACAGCTTGCAGATGATACGCATGGTTTCATGAAACGTGACCTTGCCCCAAACATTAACTTTTTCATGAATGTTCCGGTGTCAAAGGATGGCGGTTCAAAATTCGATGATGGTGTTTCTGCACCGGGCAAATATGTGGAGATGAAGGCGTTAGAACATACGATGGTGTTAGTCAGCAACTGTCCGCAGCTCAACAATCCATGTAATGCATACAACCCGACCTCGATCAGGATGCTGATCTGGGACGCAGAGTAA